A stretch of the Lentisphaerota bacterium genome encodes the following:
- a CDS encoding HNH endonuclease codes for MADWIDIRKDPAHVAREREKARGLRQTVWWRRQIDGGVCHYCGKQFPASELTMDHVVPVARGGRSVKGNVVPACAACNRSKSFLTPAERILDELGEVP; via the coding sequence ATGGCCGATTGGATCGACATACGGAAGGATCCGGCGCATGTGGCGCGCGAGCGCGAAAAGGCCCGCGGGCTGCGTCAGACCGTCTGGTGGCGCCGGCAAATCGACGGCGGAGTCTGCCACTATTGCGGCAAACAGTTCCCGGCCTCTGAGTTGACGATGGATCATGTCGTGCCCGTCGCCCGCGGCGGCCGGAGCGTGAAGGGCAACGTCGTACCCGCCTGCGCCGCCTGCAACCGATCCAAGTCGTTCCTGACGCCGGCCGAGCGGATTCTGGATGAACTGGGAGAGGTGCCATGA